The Cloacibacillus sp. DNA window CAAGGCAGATGACGTCACAGTCGATATGGGAAAGTTCGCCGGTGTCGATATTCTGAATGACGGCGCCGTTTACGATATCCGTTCCCAAGGCGGCCTTTATCGTGTGTCTAAGAAGTATCGGGACTCCAAGACGGCGTATCTTCGCCGCATGCACCCAATAGCCGCCTATCTTCGGAAGCGCTTCAAGCACAGCCGCTGTCTCCACGCCGGCCTGCATGAGCTGGTAACTTACAATAAGCCCGATATTCCCCGCGCCTATCATAAGCACGCGCTTGCCCGGCACCACTCCGTAAACATTCATCAGGGTCTGCACAGCACCCGCGCCATACACTCCGGGGATGTCATTGTTCGGGAAGGGGATTATCCGTTCCTGCGCTCCGGTTGCCATGATCATCTTCTTCGGCTTGATCTTGAAGTATTCCTCTTCGCCGCGCATCACAGTTACGATCCCGTCGTTCTTGTAATAGCCGATGGCCGCCGTGTTGGTAAACGCCTCGACTTTATCGCCGCACGCTTTTATCTCATCAAGGATCAGACCGGATATTTTATAACCGCGCGTGCCGGCGTGTTCGTCTTTGCTGCCGAAAAATTTATGCGTCTGTTTTACAAGCTGTCCTCCAAGGTGAAGGTCGCTTTCAAGCACAGTCACCTTCGCGCCGCAGGCTGCCGCCTCGGCCGCGGCGCTCAGCCCCGCAGCTCCTCCGCCCACAACAAGGATGTCGGTAGTTTTTACTTCGCCCATGAGTTAAGCCCCCTCTTTCATCGGAACTGCGCCCTTGCCGTGCTGGGTTTCAATCTTCATGCCCTGTTTCAGAGGCGTGACGCATGTTCTCACGTTAGGGACGCCGTCAACAACCATAAAGCAGGAACTGCATTTGCCGATCGCGCAGAAAAATCCGCGCGGACGCTTCATTTCCGGAGTCACCCTATAGATGTGGACCCCATTGGAATGCAGAGCCATAGCGATAGGCTCGCCCTCAAAACCTTCCAGTTCCTTACCGTCAAAATCAAACTTGACCTTACGCCCGTGCTCATAATTAAGAACGGGATGCTGGTTGATTAATTGCACTGACCTCACTCTCCTTATCGTTGAGCTATTGCTGAATTATGTTTTATATATGGCAATTTCATAACATAAAATTCCAAAAGCCGTCGTTATTTTTTCTTAACTTGATAATAAGAGAGTATATGATATACTGAAGAATGTCAATCATTATTTTATAAAAAAGAAAAATATTCTTCTATTTCAACAATGTGCTTCTTTACCTTTTCTCAAAACGACAAATTTTTGGCGACCATATCGACGCTACTGCTAGCGTCAACACGGCCGCCAATTATTAATTATTCGCAATCAATTATTTAACAACGTCTTTAGATTCCGCTTTCACCGCACAGTCATGCCCGTATGTAAGCTTAGAAACAAAATATGCCGCGAGTAGCGCAGGAAACACGCCAACCAAGCGAGCATCAAGATACGCATTCATCGGCGAAATCTGCCACAACACCGTTCCAAAGAAACCAAACACCATAGTCCACAGAGCCGCAGTCCCCGTATACTTATCCCAAAGCAGCGTCATACAGGTAACAACTGCAAACGGGTTCCCCATGCTGGCCCAAGCAAATGAAACTATTGAGTAAACCAT harbors:
- a CDS encoding FAD-dependent oxidoreductase: MGEVKTTDILVVGGGAAGLSAAAEAAACGAKVTVLESDLHLGGQLVKQTHKFFGSKDEHAGTRGYKISGLILDEIKACGDKVEAFTNTAAIGYYKNDGIVTVMRGEEEYFKIKPKKMIMATGAQERIIPFPNNDIPGVYGAGAVQTLMNVYGVVPGKRVLMIGAGNIGLIVSYQLMQAGVETAAVLEALPKIGGYWVHAAKIRRLGVPILLRHTIKAALGTDIVNGAVIQNIDTGELSHIDCDVICLAVGLTPTNEMLWQAGCQMKFIPQLCGHVPMRDPKLRTSHSDIWIAGDAAGIEEASAAMVEGRIAGLAAAESLGLTVDAKKFDEYHERLSSLRRGEAGEKIRSGLALAQVTGWGDE
- a CDS encoding (2Fe-2S)-binding protein, coding for MQLINQHPVLNYEHGRKVKFDFDGKELEGFEGEPIAMALHSNGVHIYRVTPEMKRPRGFFCAIGKCSSCFMVVDGVPNVRTCVTPLKQGMKIETQHGKGAVPMKEGA